The genomic stretch TGGCTACGCCTTGTTCACACGAGCCGGGCCCCGCGTATCGCCCACGGAGCAGGGTTTCCTGCTGTACGAAGACGTTGAGCATACGCTGATCAGCTTACGTCAGATTCGCACGCGCGCCGAAGAAATCGCGCGTGGCGAGGCACGCCCGCTGCGCCTTGCGGCCACGTCGGCATTGGCCGCCGGTTTGTTGCCCGCCGCCTTGGCCGACGAGCCGGAACTCGCGCAACACGTCCAGATTCGCAGTGCCTCGCCCGAGCAGGTGGTGCACGCCGTGCTGACCGGCGCGGCCGACCTGGGCATCAGCAGCCTGCCGCTGGAACATCGCGGCGTCACGGTGCATTGGATCGGCGAAGCCGCGTGCGTGGCTGCCCTGCAGACCCAGGACCCGCTGGCCGCCGGCAGCCGTGTTGCGCTGGCCGATTGCGCGGGACATCGCATCATCACGATGCACAACCCGTATCGCCTGCGCCGCCGTCTGGACCAGGCGCTGGCGAAGGCCGGCGTAGAGCCCACCGCCCTCATCGAGACCAACGCCTCGCTGAATGCGCTGACCGCCGTGCGCGCGGGCCTGGGCGTCGCGTTGCTGGAGCCTGTGACGGCATACGGCGTGCCGATCGACGGCGTGACAGTGCGCCCGATCGACGCCGATATCCCTTTCTTCTTTGGCGTGATCACCCCCGAGGCCAGGCGGCCATCGGCGGGGGTGACCTCATTGACCGACGCCCTCGCGCGGGCAGCCCAGCGCCTGCTGCCGGACTGCAAGCTGCACGACCCGGCGCGCCACGCCAACATGCTGCAGGTGCTGTACGGCGAACCCATCAACGAAACCGAAGGCGCGTCCGCATGACCGCTGCACAAGAAGACAATGCGCTGCAAGTGACCGGGCTCGCGGCGCTCGAAGCGCGTTTGCACCAGGACCTGTCGTGGTTGGAGCTGCCCGCGAAGAACTGGACGCTGCCGCACACGTTGGAGGGCCAATCCGTGCTGGATGTGGCCGTCATCGGTGGCGGCATGGCAGGCCTGGCGGCCTCGGCATCGCTCAAGCATCTCGGTATCGGCGTGGTGGTGTTCGACCGCTCGCCCGCCGGCTTCGAAGGCCCATGGGCAACGACGGCGCGCATGGAAACGCTGCGCTCGCCAAAGCAGTTGACCGGCCCTGCGCTCGGCCTGCCGGCCTTGACGTTTCGCGCATGGTTTGAAGCGCAGTTCGGCACCGAAGCGTGGGAGGTGCTCGACAAGATCCCGAGACTGCAATGGATGGACTACCTGCGCTGGTACCGCCGCGTGCTGCAGCTTGACGTGCGCAACGAACAGCACGTGAAGGCCATCCACCCGCGCGTGGATGGCGCCGTTGAATTGCTGATCGACGCGCCGTGCCAACCGACGCAGCGCGTGTTTGCGCGCCGCGTGGTGCTCGCTACCGGCCGGGACGGGCTTGGCGGCGCATCCGTGCCCGATTTTGCGCATCGGCTGCCGCGCCGCTGGTGGGCGCATTCGTCTGACGAGATGGACTACGGCACGCTGGCCGGCAAGCGCGTGGGCGTGATCGGTGCAGGCGCATCCGCGATGGATTCGGCAGCGACGGCGCTCGAGGCCGGCGCCGCCAGCGTGGACATGCTGATCCGCCGGCCCGACCTGCCACGCGTGAACAAGGGCAAGGGCGCCGGGTGCCCAGGCCTCGTGCATGGTCACCTGCACCTGACCGATGCCTGGAAATGGCGCATCCGTCATTACATCAATGTCGAGCAGGTCCCGCCGCCGCGCGGCAGCACGCTGCGTGTGTCTCGGCACCCGAATGCGCGCTTCAACCTGGGTTGCGGCATCCTGGGCGTGGACGAGCACGACGGCGTGCTGCACGTGGCCACGACCAAGGGCGTATTCCAACTGGACTTCCTGATCTTCTCGACGGGCTTTCGCACCGATTGGGCCTCGCGCCCCGAGTTCAGCGCACTGGCACCGCACATTCGCCAATGGCGCGACCGCTACACGCCGCGCCCAGGCGAGGAAGACGCGGAACTGGCCGATTCGCCCGACCTCGGCCACGCGTTCGAGTTTCGCGAGAAAACGCCCGGCACGCTGCCCGGCCTGTCGCGCGTGCATTGCTTCTGTTATCCCGCGTCCGTCACGCACGGCAGCGTCTCGGGCGACATCCCCGCCATCAGCGAGGGTGCGAAGCGCTTGGCGCAAGGCATTGCCGGCTTGCTGTACCAGGAAGACATCGACGGACACTACGCCGCCATCCAGGCCTATGCCGAGCCGGAAATCTTTGGCGATGAATGGACGCCCGCGCCGCCGCCCGGTGCGGAGGCGAATGCCACTTCCGGCCAGGAGGCTGCACGATGACAGGCTGGCTCATCCGCCGCATGGGCCAGGCGCTGCTGGTCGTGCTGGTGATGACGGTGATCGTCTTCATCGGCTTGCACGCCATCGGCAACCCGGTCGACATTCTGATCGGCCAGGACGTAGACCAGATCGACCGCGCGCGCATCATTGCCGAACTGGGCCTCGACAAACCGCTCTGGGAGCAGTACCTCGCCTTCCTGAAAGGCGCGCTGCACGGCAATCTCGGCAAGAGCTTTGTCTACAACGAACCGGCCATCCAACTGATCCTGCAACGCCTGCCGGCTACGCTGGAGCTGGCGTTTTCTGCGCTGATCATCGCGGTGGTGATCGGGGTGCCGCTGGGGCTGTTCGCGGGGCTGTATCCGCGTCATCCGGTGTCGCGCCTGCTGATGACGGGCAGCGTGGTGGGATTTTCGCTGCCGACCTTCTGGGTGGGCCTGATGCTGATCATGGCGTTCAGCGTGAGCCTCGGCTGGTTGCCCGCCAGCGGGCGCGGCGAAACGGCGCGTCTGTTCGGCATCGAATGGTCGTGGCTGACAGTGGATGGCCTGCGGCACCTAGTGCTGCCGGCGGTCAACCTGTCGCTGTTCAAGCTCTCTCTGGTGCTGCGGCTGACGTCTGCCGGCGTGCGCGAGGTGCTGCCACTGGATTTCGTGAAGTTCGCGCGTGCCAAGGGCCTGTCGCCGCTGCGCGTGGTGCTGGCGCACGTGCTGCGCAATACGCTGATCCCGCTGGTGACGGTGCTGGGCCTGGAGCTGGGCTCGACCATCGCCTTTGCGGTGGTGACGGAAAGCATCTTTGCGTGGCCCGGCGCGGGCAAGCTCATTCTGGATAGCATCAACTCGCTGGACCGGCCGGTCATCGTGTCGTACCTCATCGTCGTGGTGTGCCTGTTCGTGTCGCTCAACCTGATCGTCGACATCCTGTATCGGCTGCTGGACCCGCGCGTGCGCGCAGCGGACAGCGCGGAGGCTGCATGATGAATACAACTCCGCAACCCACCACCGCAGCGACGGTGGCCGCCCCGCGCAAGCAATCGCCGTGGCGCCGCGTGGCGTCCGATTTTCTGGCATCCAAGACCGCCGTCTTTGGGCTCGCCGTGGTCGTGATCCTGATGCTGGCCGCGCTGGCCGCACCGTGGATCACGCCCCAGAACCCATACGACCTGATGCAGCTCGACGTGCTGGATTCGCGCCTGCCACCGGGTTCGCCGAATGGCTTGGGGACGTTCACGTACTGGCTCGGCACCGATGGCCAGGGGCGTGACCTGTATTCCGGCATCCTCTATGGCCTGCGCATCAGCCTGGGCGTGGGGATCGGTTCGGCCGCCGTGGCCGCCGTGATCGGCACGCTGCTCGGCCTCATTGCGGCGTATGCCGGCGGCCGCGTCGACAGCATCATCATGCGCACGGTCGACCTGCTGCTGTCGTTCCCGTCGGTGCTGGTGGCGATGATGATCCTCGCCTATCTGGGCAAGAGCATCACCAATGTCGTGCTGACGCTGGTGGTGCTGGAGTGGGCGTATTACGCGCGGACGGTGCGCGGGCAAGCGCTGGTCGAGCGTCGCCGCGAATACGTGGAAGCCGCCCGCTCGCTCGCCCTGCCCGGTTGGCGCATTGCGCTCAGGCACATCCTGCCAAACTGCCTGCCGCCGCTGATCGTCGTAGGCACGCTGCAGGTGGCGCGCGCGATCACGCTGGAGGCAACGCTGTCGTTTCTGGGCCTGGGCGTGCCGATTACCGAGCCGTCTCTGGGCCTGCTGATTTCCAACGGATACCAATACATGCTCTCAGGCCAGTACTGGATCAGTTTCTATCCTGGCATTGCGCTGTTGCTGGCGCTGGTGGCCATCAACCTGGTGGGCGACCGCCTGCGGGAAGTGCTGAACCCGAGGACGCAACGATGACGGCGTCCACCAACGCGACCACCCTCGAAGTCCGCAACCTGCGCACGCATTTCT from Ralstonia pickettii encodes the following:
- a CDS encoding LysR substrate-binding domain-containing protein; this encodes MELRQLEAFAAVMSTGSVTAAGKLLGRSQPAISRLIQDLEAEIGYALFTRAGPRVSPTEQGFLLYEDVEHTLISLRQIRTRAEEIARGEARPLRLAATSALAAGLLPAALADEPELAQHVQIRSASPEQVVHAVLTGAADLGISSLPLEHRGVTVHWIGEAACVAALQTQDPLAAGSRVALADCAGHRIITMHNPYRLRRRLDQALAKAGVEPTALIETNASLNALTAVRAGLGVALLEPVTAYGVPIDGVTVRPIDADIPFFFGVITPEARRPSAGVTSLTDALARAAQRLLPDCKLHDPARHANMLQVLYGEPINETEGASA
- a CDS encoding NAD(P)-binding domain-containing protein, with protein sequence MTAAQEDNALQVTGLAALEARLHQDLSWLELPAKNWTLPHTLEGQSVLDVAVIGGGMAGLAASASLKHLGIGVVVFDRSPAGFEGPWATTARMETLRSPKQLTGPALGLPALTFRAWFEAQFGTEAWEVLDKIPRLQWMDYLRWYRRVLQLDVRNEQHVKAIHPRVDGAVELLIDAPCQPTQRVFARRVVLATGRDGLGGASVPDFAHRLPRRWWAHSSDEMDYGTLAGKRVGVIGAGASAMDSAATALEAGAASVDMLIRRPDLPRVNKGKGAGCPGLVHGHLHLTDAWKWRIRHYINVEQVPPPRGSTLRVSRHPNARFNLGCGILGVDEHDGVLHVATTKGVFQLDFLIFSTGFRTDWASRPEFSALAPHIRQWRDRYTPRPGEEDAELADSPDLGHAFEFREKTPGTLPGLSRVHCFCYPASVTHGSVSGDIPAISEGAKRLAQGIAGLLYQEDIDGHYAAIQAYAEPEIFGDEWTPAPPPGAEANATSGQEAAR
- a CDS encoding ABC transporter permease — its product is MTGWLIRRMGQALLVVLVMTVIVFIGLHAIGNPVDILIGQDVDQIDRARIIAELGLDKPLWEQYLAFLKGALHGNLGKSFVYNEPAIQLILQRLPATLELAFSALIIAVVIGVPLGLFAGLYPRHPVSRLLMTGSVVGFSLPTFWVGLMLIMAFSVSLGWLPASGRGETARLFGIEWSWLTVDGLRHLVLPAVNLSLFKLSLVLRLTSAGVREVLPLDFVKFARAKGLSPLRVVLAHVLRNTLIPLVTVLGLELGSTIAFAVVTESIFAWPGAGKLILDSINSLDRPVIVSYLIVVVCLFVSLNLIVDILYRLLDPRVRAADSAEAA
- a CDS encoding ABC transporter permease, whose protein sequence is MMNTTPQPTTAATVAAPRKQSPWRRVASDFLASKTAVFGLAVVVILMLAALAAPWITPQNPYDLMQLDVLDSRLPPGSPNGLGTFTYWLGTDGQGRDLYSGILYGLRISLGVGIGSAAVAAVIGTLLGLIAAYAGGRVDSIIMRTVDLLLSFPSVLVAMMILAYLGKSITNVVLTLVVLEWAYYARTVRGQALVERRREYVEAARSLALPGWRIALRHILPNCLPPLIVVGTLQVARAITLEATLSFLGLGVPITEPSLGLLISNGYQYMLSGQYWISFYPGIALLLALVAINLVGDRLREVLNPRTQR